From the Comamonas odontotermitis genome, one window contains:
- a CDS encoding methylated-DNA--[protein]-cysteine S-methyltransferase, translating into MQHITLLPTPPRAPAQLHYSVVPCSLGLVLIATRSDAPTAPGQRLPPLAVLYFGDEAAPLVAELAQCYPKSALVHDDAGLAALAQAVQAALQTPALAAQVPLVLGGTAFQQKVWQALCQIPPGQTRSYSELTTLLGDPKAVRAVGRANGANEISLLVPCHRVIGKNGSLTGYRWGLERKHALLATEGFAAQTQQKELI; encoded by the coding sequence ATGCAACACATCACTCTGCTCCCTACCCCGCCACGCGCGCCAGCGCAGTTGCACTACAGCGTGGTGCCCTGTTCGCTGGGGTTGGTGTTGATCGCTACCCGCAGCGATGCGCCCACCGCCCCTGGCCAGCGACTGCCGCCCCTGGCCGTGCTGTACTTTGGCGACGAAGCAGCGCCCCTGGTGGCAGAGCTGGCGCAGTGCTACCCCAAATCCGCCCTGGTGCACGACGACGCGGGCCTCGCCGCACTGGCGCAGGCCGTGCAAGCGGCGCTGCAGACGCCTGCGCTGGCAGCGCAGGTGCCCCTGGTGCTGGGGGGCACGGCGTTCCAGCAGAAGGTGTGGCAGGCCCTGTGCCAGATTCCGCCGGGCCAGACCCGCAGCTACAGCGAACTGACGACGCTTCTGGGTGACCCCAAGGCGGTGCGGGCCGTGGGCCGGGCCAATGGCGCCAATGAAATCTCGCTACTAGTGCCCTGCCATCGGGTGATTGGCAAGAACGGCTCGCTCACCGGCTACCGCTGGGGGCTGGAGCGCAAGCATGCCTTGCTCGCCACCGAGGGGTTTGCCGCCCAGACGCAGCAAAAAGAGCTGATCTGA
- a CDS encoding ABC transporter substrate-binding protein, with amino-acid sequence MQTPEKNKVAGQRQWSRRQWLQTSGALIAGAPYIARSQSAPIRVAATFANSGVEKPNGQGLFQGAQACFNAINRAGGINGRQIELVMADDEFNPAKAKENAVKFASDAGVVALLHPQGTRQTAEVMSAVRTVPIVGPNSGTTALHKRGANNVFWVRTNYDVELERLVRFADTLNLKQIALVYPNDPFGLSVLDGFNAALARRNIKAVGIASTPGTASLEVGPAAKALAAVPAQVLIMSLVGTLPAFHEAYRAAGGTAISFALSLGGSAPNLAAMAKQPERPIFSVIVPPPNAERFELARRYRADMRASNFSGDSLVSLEGYADARVLAEGIRRAGARIDRDSVMAGLESMNDFDLGGLRIRYGKDAREGNTYTDIVTVAQNGQILS; translated from the coding sequence ATGCAGACGCCAGAAAAGAACAAGGTAGCCGGGCAGCGGCAATGGTCGCGCCGCCAGTGGCTCCAGACATCCGGGGCGCTGATTGCCGGCGCGCCGTACATTGCGCGCTCGCAGTCCGCACCCATTCGCGTGGCAGCCACCTTTGCCAACAGCGGTGTGGAAAAGCCCAACGGCCAAGGTCTGTTCCAGGGGGCGCAGGCCTGCTTCAATGCCATCAACCGCGCAGGCGGCATCAATGGCCGCCAGATTGAGCTGGTGATGGCAGACGACGAGTTCAACCCCGCCAAGGCCAAGGAAAACGCGGTCAAGTTCGCCTCGGATGCAGGCGTGGTGGCATTGCTGCATCCCCAGGGCACGCGCCAGACGGCCGAGGTGATGAGCGCCGTGCGCACGGTACCCATCGTGGGGCCCAACTCAGGCACCACTGCGCTGCACAAGCGCGGGGCGAACAATGTGTTCTGGGTGCGCACCAACTACGACGTGGAGCTGGAGCGCCTGGTGCGCTTTGCCGACACCCTCAATCTCAAGCAGATCGCCTTGGTCTATCCCAATGATCCGTTTGGCCTGTCGGTGCTCGATGGCTTCAATGCGGCGCTTGCGCGGCGCAACATCAAGGCCGTGGGCATTGCCAGCACGCCCGGTACGGCCAGCCTCGAAGTCGGCCCTGCTGCCAAGGCGCTGGCTGCTGTGCCCGCGCAGGTGCTGATCATGAGTCTGGTGGGCACGCTCCCTGCCTTTCACGAGGCCTACCGCGCAGCGGGCGGCACGGCAATTTCGTTTGCACTGTCCCTGGGCGGCAGCGCTCCCAATCTGGCAGCCATGGCCAAGCAGCCCGAGCGGCCGATTTTCTCGGTGATCGTGCCGCCACCCAATGCGGAGCGGTTCGAGCTGGCACGCAGGTACCGCGCGGACATGCGCGCATCCAATTTCAGCGGCGATTCGCTGGTCAGCCTGGAGGGCTATGCCGATGCCCGGGTGCTGGCCGAAGGCATTCGCCGAGCGGGTGCAAGGATCGACCGCGACAGCGTGATGGCAGGTCTGGAAAGCATGAACGATTTCGACCTGGGCGGCCTGCGCATCCGCTACGGCAAGGACGCACGCGAGGGCAATACCTATACCGATATCGTGACAGTGGCGCAGAATGGCCAGATTCTGAGTTGA
- a CDS encoding enoyl-CoA hydratase: MAYEMIEVRVEAEKVGVITLNRPKALNALNDQLMNELGDALKQFDADKRIGCMIITGSEKAFAAGADIGAMAKYSFADAYGGDYITRNWETIRSIRKPVIAAVSGYALGGGCELAMMCDFIIAADNARFGQPEIKLGVIPGAGGTQRLPRAVGKAKAMDMTLTGRMMNAEEAERASLVSRVVPLDKLMEEALGAAIIISGFSQLAVMAAKESVNRAFEGSLNDGVMFERRLFHALFATNDQKEGMDAFVNKRDAKFTHS, encoded by the coding sequence GTGGCCTATGAAATGATCGAAGTGCGTGTCGAAGCCGAGAAGGTCGGCGTCATCACGCTCAACCGCCCCAAGGCACTGAATGCGCTGAACGACCAGCTGATGAACGAGCTGGGCGATGCGCTCAAGCAGTTTGACGCCGACAAGCGCATTGGCTGCATGATCATCACCGGCAGCGAAAAGGCATTTGCCGCAGGTGCCGACATCGGCGCCATGGCCAAGTACAGCTTTGCCGACGCCTATGGCGGCGACTACATCACCCGCAACTGGGAAACCATCCGCTCCATCCGCAAGCCGGTGATTGCAGCAGTGTCCGGCTATGCGCTAGGCGGTGGCTGCGAGCTCGCCATGATGTGCGACTTCATCATCGCAGCCGACAACGCTCGCTTTGGCCAGCCCGAAATCAAGCTGGGCGTGATTCCCGGCGCCGGCGGCACGCAGCGCCTGCCGCGTGCCGTGGGCAAGGCCAAGGCCATGGACATGACCCTGACCGGCCGCATGATGAATGCCGAAGAAGCCGAGCGCGCCAGCCTGGTCAGCCGCGTGGTGCCGCTGGACAAGCTGATGGAAGAAGCCCTGGGCGCGGCCATCATCATCAGCGGCTTCTCGCAGCTGGCCGTAATGGCCGCCAAGGAATCGGTCAACCGCGCCTTCGAAGGCAGCCTCAACGATGGCGTGATGTTTGAGCGCCGCCTGTTCCACGCGCTGTTTGCCACCAACGACCAGAAGGAAGGCATGGATGCCTTCGTGAACAAGCGCGACGCCAAGTTCACGCACAGTTGA
- a CDS encoding M61 family metallopeptidase encodes MKKSIPVAAANAIQYTITPVDLNAHLYEVVVNIPEPQPQQTVSLPVWIPGSYLVREFSKNLQDMTASQGGQMVDAVQQNKNTWQIDASAGVPLTLSYQICAYDSSVRTAWLDASRGFFNGTSVFVRVHGAEQRLQVLHIEAPASQPRWQVVTGLTAIKTHKNGFGRYHAASYDELVDCPVEMGAFWSAEFTAHGVPHRFVVAGAAASFDGERLIADTKKICETEIRLWHPKGKPPFERYVFMLNVMDDNYGGLEHRNSTALICGRRDLPRKGQASDGNKAGSGYTTLLGLISHEYFHTWNVKRLRPIELASYDYERENYTELLWFFEGFTSYYDDLILRRAGLLDNAEYLKLLNKTINQVLQTPGRHVQSVAEASYDAWVKYYRQDENTPNATVSYYTKGSLVALCLDLSLRREGSTTLDQVMRALYKQCKGGPMREQDLLDVLHTLTARSWTTDIAAWVHGRFDLPVATLLQAHGVQCKGDTPQIAQQLGLRVSEGAAGIGIKVVLRGSPAEAAGMMAGDEWIGIEPVQATAQAAGWRLGKLDDLLLYAGDASQVLALVARDKRLLRLPLQLPAATAPKMAEKAATKGRKPTTKTATPADTVTLSVADEKSVNCWLDGR; translated from the coding sequence ATGAAAAAAAGCATTCCCGTTGCAGCCGCCAATGCCATCCAGTACACCATCACGCCGGTGGATCTGAACGCCCACCTGTACGAGGTGGTGGTCAATATTCCCGAGCCCCAGCCGCAGCAGACCGTATCGCTGCCAGTGTGGATACCTGGCAGCTACCTGGTGCGCGAATTCTCCAAAAACCTGCAGGACATGACGGCCAGCCAGGGCGGGCAGATGGTCGATGCCGTGCAGCAGAACAAGAACACCTGGCAAATCGACGCCAGCGCAGGCGTGCCACTTACCCTGAGCTACCAGATTTGCGCCTACGACAGCTCGGTGCGCACCGCGTGGCTGGATGCGAGCCGCGGCTTTTTCAACGGCACCAGCGTGTTTGTGCGCGTGCACGGTGCCGAGCAGCGGCTGCAGGTGCTGCACATCGAAGCCCCCGCCAGCCAGCCGCGCTGGCAAGTGGTCACCGGTCTGACTGCCATCAAGACCCACAAGAACGGATTTGGCCGCTACCACGCTGCCAGCTACGACGAGTTGGTGGACTGCCCGGTAGAGATGGGCGCGTTCTGGAGCGCGGAGTTCACCGCCCACGGCGTGCCCCACCGCTTTGTGGTGGCGGGCGCAGCGGCAAGCTTTGATGGCGAGCGCTTGATTGCCGACACCAAGAAGATCTGCGAGACCGAAATCCGCCTGTGGCACCCCAAGGGCAAGCCGCCGTTCGAGCGCTATGTGTTCATGCTCAATGTGATGGACGACAACTATGGCGGGCTGGAGCACCGCAACTCCACAGCCCTCATCTGCGGCCGACGCGACCTGCCGCGCAAGGGCCAGGCGTCCGATGGCAACAAGGCCGGCAGCGGCTACACCACCTTGCTCGGCCTGATCAGCCATGAATACTTCCATACCTGGAACGTCAAGCGCCTGCGCCCCATCGAGCTGGCCAGCTACGACTACGAGCGCGAGAACTACACCGAGCTGCTGTGGTTCTTTGAAGGCTTTACCAGCTACTACGACGACCTGATCCTGCGCCGCGCGGGCCTGCTGGACAATGCCGAATACCTGAAACTCCTGAACAAGACCATCAACCAGGTGCTGCAGACCCCCGGCCGCCATGTGCAAAGCGTGGCCGAGGCCAGCTACGACGCCTGGGTCAAGTACTACCGCCAGGACGAAAACACGCCCAACGCCACCGTCAGCTACTACACCAAGGGCTCGCTGGTGGCGCTGTGCCTCGACTTGAGCCTGCGCCGCGAAGGCAGCACCACGCTCGATCAGGTGATGCGCGCGCTCTACAAGCAATGCAAGGGCGGCCCGATGCGCGAGCAGGACCTGTTGGATGTGCTGCACACCCTGACAGCCCGCAGTTGGACCACCGATATCGCCGCCTGGGTGCATGGCAGATTTGACCTGCCTGTTGCTACACTTTTGCAAGCGCACGGCGTTCAATGCAAGGGCGACACACCCCAGATCGCCCAGCAGCTGGGCCTGCGCGTGAGCGAAGGCGCTGCCGGCATCGGCATCAAGGTCGTGCTGCGCGGCAGCCCCGCCGAAGCCGCCGGCATGATGGCCGGTGACGAATGGATTGGCATCGAGCCCGTGCAAGCCACCGCCCAGGCGGCTGGCTGGCGGCTGGGCAAGCTCGACGACCTGCTGCTCTACGCAGGAGACGCCAGCCAAGTGCTCGCCCTCGTCGCCCGCGACAAGCGCCTGCTGCGCCTGCCGCTGCAGTTGCCTGCCGCCACCGCTCCAAAAATGGCAGAAAAGGCAGCGACAAAAGGTCGCAAACCCACCACAAAAACCGCCACACCTGCAGATACCGTCACACTCTCTGTCGCCGATGAGAAATCGGTCAACTGCTGGCTGGATGGGCGCTAG
- a CDS encoding DsbC family protein produces the protein MRFLSTVLASAAMAASFSASAQEDVIRKTLAERIPQLQKIEEVSATPMQGLYEVRIGTDVFYSDAKGNYLIQGELIDTQAHRNLTEDRINKLTAVDFNSLNLKDAIKTVKGNGSRKIAVFEDPNCGYCKRFEKDLQNVKDVTVYTFLYPILSPDSVEKSRNIWCAKDSAKEWASHMLKGTEAPAAAASCDVTALQRNMEFGRKYKITGTPTIFFADGSRVPGAIGAEDLEKRLKTIK, from the coding sequence ATGCGATTTCTCTCTACCGTGTTGGCCAGTGCTGCCATGGCGGCCAGTTTCAGCGCCAGCGCGCAAGAAGACGTGATCCGCAAGACCCTGGCAGAACGCATTCCCCAGCTGCAGAAGATTGAGGAAGTCAGCGCCACACCCATGCAAGGCCTGTACGAAGTGCGCATTGGCACCGATGTGTTCTACAGCGATGCCAAGGGCAACTACCTGATCCAGGGCGAGCTGATCGACACCCAGGCCCACCGCAACCTCACCGAAGACCGCATCAACAAGCTCACGGCAGTGGATTTCAACAGCCTGAACCTGAAGGACGCGATCAAGACCGTCAAGGGCAATGGCTCGCGCAAGATTGCGGTGTTCGAAGACCCGAACTGCGGCTACTGCAAGCGCTTTGAAAAGGACCTGCAGAACGTCAAGGACGTGACGGTCTACACCTTCCTCTACCCGATCCTGAGCCCCGATTCGGTCGAAAAGTCGCGCAACATCTGGTGCGCCAAAGACTCCGCCAAGGAATGGGCCAGCCACATGCTCAAGGGTACCGAAGCCCCTGCTGCTGCTGCCAGCTGCGACGTGACCGCCCTGCAGCGCAACATGGAGTTTGGCCGCAAGTACAAGATCACCGGCACGCCCACGATCTTCTTTGCCGACGGCTCGCGCGTACCCGGCGCCATTGGTGCAGAAGACCTGGAAAAACGCTTGAAGACCATCAAGTAA
- a CDS encoding FAD-dependent monooxygenase has product MASEFDVCIRGAGIVGRTLALLLARERMRVALVDTAPSPGNSGHGDVRAYALNQLSREVLQSVRSWPENAYATPVTRMDVYGDAGGEVHFEAERQGVDALNWIVDVPALEAQLAAAVRYQPMVEVVASPVNASLTVVCEGRHSRTREEFGVEFATMPYHQTAIATRVQCEVPHGQAARQWFSPAGDILAFLPLGGVGASEVAVVWSLPEKQVPALKALADAEFADALQSASQGALGRLTVVAERAAWPLQQSVARQWCGPMPGSDALREPASWVLAGDSAHAVHPLAGQGLNLGMADVAALARLLTGEDARWRHLGDLRLLRRYERERKARLTPIGLAMDGIQQLFTRAELPLANLRNWGMSGFERSGPLKAWVTRQAMGVNF; this is encoded by the coding sequence ATGGCTTCTGAATTCGATGTTTGTATTCGCGGCGCCGGCATTGTGGGTCGCACTCTGGCCTTGCTGCTGGCGCGCGAGCGCATGCGTGTGGCGCTGGTCGATACCGCCCCCTCCCCCGGCAACAGCGGCCATGGCGATGTGCGGGCCTATGCGCTCAACCAGCTCTCGCGCGAAGTGCTGCAATCGGTGCGCAGCTGGCCCGAAAACGCCTACGCCACCCCCGTCACCCGCATGGATGTGTATGGCGACGCGGGCGGCGAAGTGCATTTCGAAGCCGAGCGCCAGGGCGTCGATGCCCTCAACTGGATTGTGGATGTACCCGCGCTGGAAGCCCAGCTCGCCGCCGCCGTGCGCTACCAGCCCATGGTGGAAGTGGTGGCAAGCCCGGTGAACGCCAGCCTCACGGTGGTGTGCGAAGGCAGGCACAGCCGCACCCGCGAGGAGTTTGGCGTTGAATTTGCCACCATGCCCTACCACCAGACGGCCATTGCCACCCGCGTTCAGTGCGAGGTGCCGCACGGCCAGGCCGCGCGCCAGTGGTTCTCGCCAGCAGGCGACATTCTCGCCTTCTTGCCGCTGGGCGGTGTGGGCGCCAGCGAAGTCGCCGTGGTCTGGTCGCTGCCCGAAAAGCAGGTACCCGCCCTCAAGGCGCTGGCCGATGCCGAATTTGCCGATGCGCTGCAATCAGCCAGCCAGGGGGCGCTTGGGCGCCTGACGGTGGTGGCCGAGCGCGCCGCCTGGCCGCTGCAGCAATCGGTGGCGCGCCAATGGTGCGGCCCCATGCCCGGCAGCGACGCCCTGCGCGAGCCCGCCAGCTGGGTGCTGGCCGGAGACAGCGCCCATGCCGTGCACCCGCTGGCAGGCCAGGGCCTGAACCTGGGCATGGCCGATGTGGCAGCGCTTGCCCGGCTGCTGACCGGTGAAGACGCCCGCTGGCGCCACCTGGGCGATCTGCGCCTGCTGCGCCGCTACGAACGTGAGCGCAAGGCACGCCTCACCCCCATTGGCCTGGCCATGGACGGTATCCAACAATTGTTTACACGGGCCGAACTGCCACTGGCCAACCTGCGCAACTGGGGCATGAGCGGCTTTGAGCGCAGTGGCCCGCTCAAGGCCTGGGTGACCCGCCAGGCTATGGGTGTGAACTTTTAG
- a CDS encoding MOSC domain-containing protein — protein sequence MVDTDFFDVTGQIGQLWIFPIKSCAGIAVQSARLLPTGLEHDRAFMLVDARGEFITQREIARMVLVQPAIEGGVMTVTAPGMEPLTVDMAFTGPERSVRVWDDHVPALQAPDAINAWFSQFLQKECALVRMAPQAQRLASKKWTRGADAPTQFADGYPILVVSQASVDELNDRLTQGGHSAVAAHRFRANIVVQGFQSHDEDRIEALAVHQGNADSRQWLDLPLVKPCARCPIPDIDPATSQSGTSVTDTLQTYRHDDRLDGAVTFGMNAIVPAGAGGLLRVGDRVGGALQFD from the coding sequence ATGGTAGACACTGATTTCTTCGACGTGACCGGCCAGATTGGCCAGTTGTGGATTTTCCCGATCAAGTCCTGCGCGGGCATTGCGGTGCAAAGTGCGCGCCTGCTGCCGACCGGTCTGGAGCACGACCGTGCCTTCATGCTGGTGGATGCGCGTGGCGAATTCATCACGCAGCGCGAAATCGCCCGCATGGTGCTGGTGCAGCCTGCGATCGAAGGTGGCGTGATGACGGTGACGGCCCCCGGCATGGAGCCCTTGACTGTGGACATGGCGTTCACCGGCCCCGAGCGCAGCGTGCGCGTGTGGGACGACCACGTGCCCGCGCTGCAGGCGCCAGACGCCATCAACGCCTGGTTCAGCCAGTTTCTGCAGAAGGAATGCGCACTGGTGCGCATGGCGCCGCAGGCGCAGCGCCTGGCCAGCAAGAAGTGGACGCGCGGCGCCGATGCGCCCACGCAGTTTGCTGATGGTTATCCGATCCTCGTGGTCAGCCAGGCCTCGGTGGATGAGCTGAACGACCGGTTGACGCAGGGCGGCCACAGCGCGGTGGCGGCACACCGCTTTCGCGCCAACATCGTGGTGCAGGGCTTCCAGTCGCACGACGAAGACCGCATCGAGGCGCTGGCGGTGCACCAGGGCAATGCAGACAGCCGCCAGTGGCTGGATTTGCCGCTGGTCAAGCCCTGCGCGCGCTGCCCCATTCCCGATATCGACCCGGCCACATCGCAAAGCGGCACGAGCGTGACCGACACCCTGCAGACCTACCGCCACGACGACCGGCTCGATGGCGCCGTCACCTTTGGCATGAACGCCATCGTGCCTGCGGGCGCAGGCGGCCTGCTGCGGGTGGGCGACCGGGTCGGCGGCGCGCTGCAGTTTGATTGA
- the ychF gene encoding redox-regulated ATPase YchF, translating into MSLKCGIVGLPNVGKSTLFNALTKAGIAAENYPFCTIEPNTGVVEVPDPRLDELSKIVEPERVVPAIVEFVDIAGLVAGASKGEGLGNQFLAHIRETDAIVNVVRCFEDPNVIHVANKVDPIADIEVIQTELCLADLATVEKALNRYSKAAKSGNDKEAAKLVSLLTPIQAVLNEGKPARIVPVSKEDAPLLKQFCLITAKPAMFVGNVSEDGFENNPLLDSLKAYAEAQGAPVVAICAKIEAEMSEMSDEDRDMFLEEMGLEEPGLNRLIRAGFKLLGLQTYFTAGVKEVRAWTVPVGATAPQAAGVIHGDFERGFIRAQTISFDDYIQYKGEQGAKEAGKMRAEGKEYIVKDGDVLNFLFNV; encoded by the coding sequence ATGAGCCTCAAATGCGGCATCGTCGGTTTGCCAAACGTTGGCAAGTCCACCCTTTTTAATGCGTTGACCAAGGCTGGAATTGCCGCCGAGAACTATCCTTTCTGCACCATCGAACCCAATACTGGCGTGGTGGAAGTGCCCGACCCGCGCCTGGACGAGCTCTCGAAGATCGTCGAGCCCGAGCGTGTCGTTCCCGCCATCGTCGAGTTTGTGGACATTGCAGGCCTAGTGGCTGGCGCCTCCAAGGGCGAAGGCCTGGGCAACCAGTTTCTGGCCCACATCCGCGAAACCGACGCGATCGTGAACGTGGTGCGCTGCTTTGAAGACCCCAACGTGATCCACGTGGCCAACAAGGTCGACCCGATTGCCGATATCGAAGTCATCCAGACCGAGCTGTGCCTGGCAGACCTTGCCACCGTCGAAAAAGCGCTCAACCGCTACAGCAAGGCAGCCAAGTCGGGCAACGACAAGGAAGCGGCCAAGCTGGTCTCGCTGCTCACGCCCATCCAGGCTGTGCTCAACGAAGGCAAGCCTGCCCGCATCGTGCCCGTGTCCAAAGAGGACGCGCCCCTGCTCAAGCAGTTCTGCCTGATCACCGCCAAGCCTGCCATGTTTGTGGGCAACGTCAGCGAAGACGGTTTTGAGAACAACCCGCTGCTCGACAGCCTCAAAGCCTACGCCGAAGCCCAGGGCGCGCCCGTGGTGGCGATCTGCGCCAAGATCGAGGCCGAAATGTCGGAAATGAGCGACGAAGACCGCGACATGTTCCTCGAAGAAATGGGCCTGGAAGAGCCCGGCCTCAACCGCCTGATCCGCGCGGGCTTCAAGCTGCTGGGCCTGCAGACCTACTTCACCGCCGGTGTGAAGGAAGTGCGCGCCTGGACCGTGCCCGTGGGCGCCACCGCCCCGCAGGCTGCTGGCGTGATCCACGGCGACTTCGAGCGCGGCTTCATCCGTGCGCAGACCATCTCGTTTGACGACTATATCCAGTACAAGGGCGAGCAAGGCGCCAAGGAAGCGGGCAAGATGCGCGCCGAAGGCAAGGAATACATCGTCAAGGACGGCGATGTGCTGAACTTCCTGTTCAATGTTTGA
- a CDS encoding NUDIX hydrolase, translating to MNAVAPTAPSAAEREQHSVQADLVAVLVAVTGGEPRILTTHGGDALPAGPFTANHRSLQASLRAWVETQTHHPLGFVEQLYTFADRDRSQEVGMRAISISYLALTRELDDAGDAQPGWQDWYRYFPWEDWRSGAPDILSQCIAPALRAWSNDAPENIAKSARWERASVTFGLEGSDWNEELVLQRYELLFEAGLVAEAWRDGVAAPAGRQLLGAAMRNDHRRILATGMARLRAKIKYRPVVFELMADSFSLLQLQQTVEALAGRSLHKQNFRRLIEQQALVEDTGHMSTVGAGRPAKLFRFRRNVLMERAIAGNKLPLARS from the coding sequence ATGAATGCCGTTGCCCCCACTGCGCCAAGCGCTGCCGAGCGCGAGCAGCATTCGGTGCAGGCCGATCTGGTGGCAGTGCTGGTGGCGGTGACGGGCGGCGAGCCGCGCATCCTGACCACGCATGGCGGTGACGCCCTGCCTGCGGGGCCGTTCACCGCCAACCACCGCTCGCTGCAGGCCAGTCTGCGGGCCTGGGTGGAGACGCAAACCCACCACCCGCTGGGCTTTGTCGAGCAACTCTATACCTTTGCCGACCGCGACCGCTCGCAGGAGGTGGGCATGCGCGCCATCTCCATCAGCTACCTGGCGCTGACGCGCGAGCTGGATGACGCGGGGGATGCCCAGCCGGGCTGGCAGGACTGGTACCGCTATTTCCCCTGGGAGGACTGGCGCAGCGGCGCGCCCGACATTCTCAGCCAGTGCATTGCGCCCGCCTTGCGCGCATGGAGTAATGATGCTCCTGAAAATATAGCTAAAAGCGCGCGATGGGAGCGCGCCAGCGTCACTTTTGGCCTGGAGGGCAGCGATTGGAACGAAGAACTGGTGCTGCAGCGCTACGAACTGCTTTTTGAAGCTGGCCTGGTGGCCGAAGCCTGGCGCGACGGCGTGGCCGCCCCCGCAGGCCGCCAACTGCTGGGTGCCGCCATGCGCAACGACCACCGCCGCATTCTGGCCACTGGCATGGCGCGCCTGCGGGCCAAGATCAAGTACCGCCCCGTGGTTTTCGAGCTGATGGCGGACAGCTTTTCGCTGCTGCAACTGCAGCAGACCGTGGAGGCCCTGGCCGGGCGCAGCCTGCACAAGCAGAACTTTCGCCGTTTGATCGAGCAGCAGGCCCTGGTGGAAGACACCGGCCACATGAGCACGGTGGGCGCGGGCCGGCCCGCCAAACTGTTCCGCTTTCGTCGCAATGTGCTGATGGAGCGGGCCATTGCCGGAAACAAGCTGCCTCTAGCGCGCAGCTGA
- the nadC gene encoding carboxylating nicotinate-nucleotide diphosphorylase, whose protein sequence is MSINKTAALPVPPLPDVMLEPMVRMALLEDLGRAGDLTTDTIVPADAKDSLRLVARQEGVLAGLDLARLAFHLLDSGLVFEPLCGDGTVLAPGQEIARISGKSRAILTAERTALNYLCHLSGVASATYSIAQAIRPYGTRVTCTRKTMPGLRALQKYAVRVGGGSNHRFGLDDAVLIKDNHIALAGDVATAVGRARAGVGHMVKIELEVDTLAQLESALQLSVDVVLLDNMDLETLRTAVAMCKGKAVTEASGRITPETAPHVAATGVDQIAVGWLTHSAKVLDIGLDA, encoded by the coding sequence ATGAGCATTAATAAGACAGCAGCACTGCCCGTACCTCCCTTGCCTGATGTGATGCTGGAGCCGATGGTGCGCATGGCCCTGCTCGAAGACCTGGGCCGCGCTGGCGATCTGACGACCGACACCATTGTGCCCGCCGACGCCAAGGACAGCCTGCGCCTCGTGGCGCGGCAGGAGGGCGTATTGGCGGGGCTGGATCTGGCGCGGCTGGCCTTTCATCTGCTCGACAGTGGCCTTGTGTTCGAGCCGCTATGCGGCGACGGCACGGTGCTGGCGCCGGGCCAGGAGATCGCCCGCATCAGCGGCAAGAGCCGCGCCATTCTGACGGCCGAGCGCACGGCGCTGAACTATCTGTGCCACCTGAGCGGCGTGGCCAGCGCTACCTATTCGATTGCCCAGGCCATTCGGCCCTACGGCACGCGGGTCACCTGCACGCGCAAGACCATGCCGGGCCTGCGCGCGCTGCAGAAATACGCGGTGCGCGTGGGTGGCGGCAGCAACCACCGCTTCGGTCTGGACGACGCCGTGCTCATCAAGGACAACCACATTGCCCTGGCAGGCGATGTGGCCACCGCCGTGGGCCGCGCGCGGGCGGGCGTGGGCCACATGGTGAAGATCGAGCTGGAAGTGGACACGCTCGCGCAGCTGGAATCCGCCCTGCAACTGAGCGTTGACGTGGTGCTGTTGGACAACATGGACCTGGAGACGCTGCGCACGGCTGTGGCCATGTGCAAAGGCAAGGCGGTGACCGAGGCCTCGGGCCGCATCACGCCCGAGACCGCGCCGCATGTGGCCGCAACCGGGGTGGACCAGATCGCCGTGGGCTGGCTGACGCACAGCGCCAAGGTGCTGGATATCGGCCTCGACGCCTGA